One Stigmatopora argus isolate UIUO_Sarg chromosome 12, RoL_Sarg_1.0, whole genome shotgun sequence genomic window carries:
- the kirrel1b gene encoding kin of IRRE-like protein 1b isoform X2 — translation MKQPLWILTLLVTWPPVRSIRFSQEPADQSVVLGERVVLSCVVFNYTGIVQWTKDGLALGVGEGLRAWPRYRILRALDTGQYNLEISRAELSDDSLYECQATEAALRSRRAKLNVLIPPEDPVVEGTPELLLMAGTPHNLTCVTRGAKPAAHIQWIKNGLLIEGAHQSTEVLPDRKRVTTRSYLPIVPLDIDSHSNYTCVASNPAVPMGKRANIMLNVHHPPTVTLSIEPRSVLEGERVTFTCQATANPPIMGFRWAKGGVLLEGARESIFATTADHSFFTEPVSCQVFNAVGSTNVSILVDVHFGPILVVEPRPIAVDVHSDVTLNCKWSGNPPLTLTWTKKGSNMVLSNNNQLYLKSVGQADAGQYVCKAIVPRIGVGETEVTLTVNGPPIISSDPVQYAVRGERGEIKCYIASTPPPDKIVWAWKENVWEKEKGTLMERYTVEQSKPPSQGGAVLSTLTINNVMESDFHSPYNCTAWNSFGPRTMIITLEETDIVPVGIIAGSTVGSSILLLILLLAIAFFLYRQRKSSRRGVTLSKADIKVETVNKETHSLEEEAANVSTATRMVKAMYSPFKDDVDLKQEVRSEGDSHDDYELKDPTNGYYNVRATTHDEGRPQSRTVPLQGDFRSPKPSGGPGAGGALTAAPTGAPSGAVPPSGVPGSRAGCYDPRPPSRMSHSTYAHFSTLSRAAAAQQAATNPAGDYPGDCGLLDGSTQLAYDNYGYPSQYHGYRVAFAPPIEEGPAYEMYPTGPGSGPEQQSPEAGLGKYDAATRFSYSSPPSDHSQRHTQRMQTHV, via the exons TGCGGAGCATTCGCTTCTCCCAGGAGCCAGCTGACCAGTCTGTGGTCTTAGGAGAGCGGGTGGTCCTCTCCTGCGTGGTCTTCAACTACACTGGCATCGTCCAGTGGACCAAAGATGGTCTGGCGCTTGGTGTTGGCGAGGGCCTACGAG CATGGCCCCGGTATCGAATACTCCGGGCTCTGGACACAGGCCAGTATAACTTGGAGATCTCCCGCGCAGAGCTGTCTGATGACTCTCTGTACGAGTGTCAAGCCACCGAGGCTGCCCTGCGGTCTCGGAGAGCCAAGCTCAATGTTCTCA TCCCACCCGAGGATCCGGTGGTGGAGGGCACCCCAGAGCTGTTGCTCATGGCAGGCACTCCACACAACCTCACCTGCGTCACTCGAGGAGCCAAGCCAGCCGCACACATCCAGTGGATCAAAAACGGACTGCTCATTGAGGGCGCCCACCAATCCACG GAGGTGCTCCCAGACCGAAAGAGGGTGACCACCAGGAGCTACCTGCCGATTGTGCCGTTGGACATTGACAGCCACAGCAACTACACGTGTGTGGCCAGCAACCCGGCTGTGCCCATGGGCAAGCGGGCCAATATCATGCTCAACGTGCACC ATCCCCcgacagtgacgttgtccattGAGCCTCGCTCAGTTCTTGAAGGAGAGAGGGTCACTTTCACCTGCCAGGCCACTGCCAATCCCCCCATCATGGGCTTCAG GTGGGCGAAGGGCGGTGTCTTGCTTGAAGGTGCCAGAGAGAGCATTTTTGCCACCACAGCCGACCACTCCTTCTTCACCGAACCTGTGTCCTGTCAGGTGTTCAATGCAGTGGGCAGCACCAACGTCAGCATCCTGGTGGACGTACACT TTGGACCCATCCTGGTGGTAGAACCACGGCCCATTGCAGTGGATGTACACTCTGATGTCACCCTGAATTGCAAGTGGTCTGGAAACCCACCTCTCACCCTAACTTGGACCAAGAAGGGCTCTAACATG GTGCTTAGTAACAACAACCAGCTGTACTTGAAGTCGGTGGGCCAAGCAGACGCTGGCCAGTATGTGTGCAAGGCCATCGTGCCTCGCATCGGTGTGGGTGAGACTGAAGTGACACTCACGGTCAATG GGCCACCTATAATCTCCAGCGATCCAGTCCAGTACGCTGTGAGGGGTGAGCGAGGCGAGATCAAGTGCTACATCGCCAGCACGCCCCCACCTGATAAAATT GTGTGGGCATGGAAGGAGAATGTGTGGGAAAAGGAAAAAGGCACACTGATGGAGCGCTACACAGTAGAGCAGAGCAAGCCTCCGTCACAGGGCGGCGCCGTCCTTTCCACGCTCACCATCAACAACGTCATGGAGTCCGACTTTCATTCGCCCTACAACTGCACTGCCTGGAACTCGTTTGGACCCCGCACCATGATCATCACCCTAGAGGAGACAG ACATCGTCCCGGTGGGCATCATCGCCGGGAGTACGGTGGGCTCGTCCATCCTACTGCTCATTCTGCTGCTGGCTATCGCCTTCTTCCTGTACCGCCAACGCAAAAGCA GTCGTCGAGGGGTCACTCTGAGTAAAGCTGACATCAAAGTAGAGACGGTCAACAAGGAGACCCATAGTCTAGAAGAAGAGGCGGCCAACGTCTCCACGGCAACACGCATGGTCAAGGCCATGTACTCG CCCTTCAAAGACGACGTGGACCTCAAGCAGGAAGTACGCAGCGAAGGCGACTCGCATGACGACTATGAGCTCAAG GATCCAACCAACGGTTACTACAACGTGCGAGCGACCACTCACGATGAGGGCCGCCCTCAATCCCGCACCGTGCCCTTACAGGGAGACTTCCGCTCCCCGAAGCCCAGTGGAGGCCCAGGTGCCGGCGGCGCTCTCACCGCCGCCCCGACCGGAGCCCCTAGTGGCGCGGTCCCACCTAGCGGCGTTCCAGGCTCCCGTGCCGGCTGCTATGACCCGCGTCCCCCTTCTCGTATGTCCCACTCCACCTATGCCCATTTCAGTACCCTGTCTCGAGCGGCAGCTGCCCAGCAGGCGGCGACCAATCCGGCCGGAGACTATCCGGGGGATTGCGGGTTGTTGGACGGCAGCACCCAACTGGCCTATGACAACTACGGATACCCTTCGCAGTACCATGGCTACCGCGTGGCCTTTGCACCGCCCATAGAAGAGGGCCCGGCCTACGAGATGTATcccacaggcccggggagcGGACCCGAGCAGCAGAGCCCCGAGGCAGGTCTTGGAAAATACGACGCAGCCACTCGCTTTTCCTACTCATCGCCCCCTTCTGACCACTCCCAAAGACATACGCAGAGGATGCAGACTCATGTATGA
- the kirrel1b gene encoding kin of IRRE-like protein 1b isoform X1, with the protein MKQPLWILTLLVTWPPVRSIRFSQEPADQSVVLGERVVLSCVVFNYTGIVQWTKDGLALGVGEGLRAWPRYRILRALDTGQYNLEISRAELSDDSLYECQATEAALRSRRAKLNVLIPPEDPVVEGTPELLLMAGTPHNLTCVTRGAKPAAHIQWIKNGLLIEGAHQSTEVLPDRKRVTTRSYLPIVPLDIDSHSNYTCVASNPAVPMGKRANIMLNVHHPPTVTLSIEPRSVLEGERVTFTCQATANPPIMGFRWAKGGVLLEGARESIFATTADHSFFTEPVSCQVFNAVGSTNVSILVDVHFGPILVVEPRPIAVDVHSDVTLNCKWSGNPPLTLTWTKKGSNMVLSNNNQLYLKSVGQADAGQYVCKAIVPRIGVGETEVTLTVNGPPIISSDPVQYAVRGERGEIKCYIASTPPPDKIVWAWKENVWEKEKGTLMERYTVEQSKPPSQGGAVLSTLTINNVMESDFHSPYNCTAWNSFGPRTMIITLEETDIVPVGIIAGSTVGSSILLLILLLAIAFFLYRQRKSSRRGVTLSKADIKVETVNKETHSLEEEAANVSTATRMVKAMYSFLPSVSLSPSTQPFKDDVDLKQEVRSEGDSHDDYELKDPTNGYYNVRATTHDEGRPQSRTVPLQGDFRSPKPSGGPGAGGALTAAPTGAPSGAVPPSGVPGSRAGCYDPRPPSRMSHSTYAHFSTLSRAAAAQQAATNPAGDYPGDCGLLDGSTQLAYDNYGYPSQYHGYRVAFAPPIEEGPAYEMYPTGPGSGPEQQSPEAGLGKYDAATRFSYSSPPSDHSQRHTQRMQTHV; encoded by the exons TGCGGAGCATTCGCTTCTCCCAGGAGCCAGCTGACCAGTCTGTGGTCTTAGGAGAGCGGGTGGTCCTCTCCTGCGTGGTCTTCAACTACACTGGCATCGTCCAGTGGACCAAAGATGGTCTGGCGCTTGGTGTTGGCGAGGGCCTACGAG CATGGCCCCGGTATCGAATACTCCGGGCTCTGGACACAGGCCAGTATAACTTGGAGATCTCCCGCGCAGAGCTGTCTGATGACTCTCTGTACGAGTGTCAAGCCACCGAGGCTGCCCTGCGGTCTCGGAGAGCCAAGCTCAATGTTCTCA TCCCACCCGAGGATCCGGTGGTGGAGGGCACCCCAGAGCTGTTGCTCATGGCAGGCACTCCACACAACCTCACCTGCGTCACTCGAGGAGCCAAGCCAGCCGCACACATCCAGTGGATCAAAAACGGACTGCTCATTGAGGGCGCCCACCAATCCACG GAGGTGCTCCCAGACCGAAAGAGGGTGACCACCAGGAGCTACCTGCCGATTGTGCCGTTGGACATTGACAGCCACAGCAACTACACGTGTGTGGCCAGCAACCCGGCTGTGCCCATGGGCAAGCGGGCCAATATCATGCTCAACGTGCACC ATCCCCcgacagtgacgttgtccattGAGCCTCGCTCAGTTCTTGAAGGAGAGAGGGTCACTTTCACCTGCCAGGCCACTGCCAATCCCCCCATCATGGGCTTCAG GTGGGCGAAGGGCGGTGTCTTGCTTGAAGGTGCCAGAGAGAGCATTTTTGCCACCACAGCCGACCACTCCTTCTTCACCGAACCTGTGTCCTGTCAGGTGTTCAATGCAGTGGGCAGCACCAACGTCAGCATCCTGGTGGACGTACACT TTGGACCCATCCTGGTGGTAGAACCACGGCCCATTGCAGTGGATGTACACTCTGATGTCACCCTGAATTGCAAGTGGTCTGGAAACCCACCTCTCACCCTAACTTGGACCAAGAAGGGCTCTAACATG GTGCTTAGTAACAACAACCAGCTGTACTTGAAGTCGGTGGGCCAAGCAGACGCTGGCCAGTATGTGTGCAAGGCCATCGTGCCTCGCATCGGTGTGGGTGAGACTGAAGTGACACTCACGGTCAATG GGCCACCTATAATCTCCAGCGATCCAGTCCAGTACGCTGTGAGGGGTGAGCGAGGCGAGATCAAGTGCTACATCGCCAGCACGCCCCCACCTGATAAAATT GTGTGGGCATGGAAGGAGAATGTGTGGGAAAAGGAAAAAGGCACACTGATGGAGCGCTACACAGTAGAGCAGAGCAAGCCTCCGTCACAGGGCGGCGCCGTCCTTTCCACGCTCACCATCAACAACGTCATGGAGTCCGACTTTCATTCGCCCTACAACTGCACTGCCTGGAACTCGTTTGGACCCCGCACCATGATCATCACCCTAGAGGAGACAG ACATCGTCCCGGTGGGCATCATCGCCGGGAGTACGGTGGGCTCGTCCATCCTACTGCTCATTCTGCTGCTGGCTATCGCCTTCTTCCTGTACCGCCAACGCAAAAGCA GTCGTCGAGGGGTCACTCTGAGTAAAGCTGACATCAAAGTAGAGACGGTCAACAAGGAGACCCATAGTCTAGAAGAAGAGGCGGCCAACGTCTCCACGGCAACACGCATGGTCAAGGCCATGTACTCG TTTCTgccctctgtctccctctctccctccactCAGCCCTTCAAAGACGACGTGGACCTCAAGCAGGAAGTACGCAGCGAAGGCGACTCGCATGACGACTATGAGCTCAAG GATCCAACCAACGGTTACTACAACGTGCGAGCGACCACTCACGATGAGGGCCGCCCTCAATCCCGCACCGTGCCCTTACAGGGAGACTTCCGCTCCCCGAAGCCCAGTGGAGGCCCAGGTGCCGGCGGCGCTCTCACCGCCGCCCCGACCGGAGCCCCTAGTGGCGCGGTCCCACCTAGCGGCGTTCCAGGCTCCCGTGCCGGCTGCTATGACCCGCGTCCCCCTTCTCGTATGTCCCACTCCACCTATGCCCATTTCAGTACCCTGTCTCGAGCGGCAGCTGCCCAGCAGGCGGCGACCAATCCGGCCGGAGACTATCCGGGGGATTGCGGGTTGTTGGACGGCAGCACCCAACTGGCCTATGACAACTACGGATACCCTTCGCAGTACCATGGCTACCGCGTGGCCTTTGCACCGCCCATAGAAGAGGGCCCGGCCTACGAGATGTATcccacaggcccggggagcGGACCCGAGCAGCAGAGCCCCGAGGCAGGTCTTGGAAAATACGACGCAGCCACTCGCTTTTCCTACTCATCGCCCCCTTCTGACCACTCCCAAAGACATACGCAGAGGATGCAGACTCATGTATGA
- the LOC144085913 gene encoding kelch-like protein 10, whose product MMTSESPSACGPLQLLTKGLSDAIIAVDNTEFHIHKIILCNCSPYFGALFLRWSTPDQRVYVIRGLTAHLMQLIVDFAYTGTLSVTEDNVKELLIAADEFNMIAIVQTCCAFLTEQLRPENCVGIWQFTRNYYMPQLQLEAYQYILYHFEDVVASHELRRLSVQDLCEILDRDDLIVKKENTVYEAVLHWIAHSPCERGRNLAVLLARVRLALTSEDFITVNVLTNQMVQNSRKCLDMVGFATRVIRHMKANSVSGFCNLVARPRLPSAILLAIGGWSGVNPTQCIEAYDIHANSWVSLLDDMDQPRAYCGAAFLHNAIYCLGGFDGTEHYNTVSRFDLNTRTWQEVAPMHFRRCYVSVTVLNGCIYAIGGHDGRVRLKTAEYYMPETNQWTLIASMQEQRSDASCTALNDKVYICGGFNGNESLQTAEYYNPETNQWTTTAPMSCRRSGIGVIGHAGHVYAVGGYDGDDRLASAEAYDPETDTWILLPPMQCPRSNFGIEVVEDCLFVAGGYNGVSTTNLVEYYDLKLGTWAAANDMGISRSALSCCVMSGLPNIAQYTMLRNDLPLLFLEDDTLDMEDEV is encoded by the exons ATGATGACTTCCGAAAGTCCGTCGGCGTGTGGCCCTCTACAGCTTCTCACCAAAGGTCTCAGCGATGCTATAATCGCAGTAGACAACACCGAATTCCACATCCATAAGATCATCCTGTGCAACTGTAGCCCCTACTTTGG AGCCCTCTTTCTACGCTGGTCCACCCCAGACCAGAGGGTGTATGTCATACGTGGTCTGACGGCTCACTTAATGCAGCTCATTGTCGATTTTGCATACACCGGCACCTTGTCGGTGACAGAGGACAATGTGAAGGAGTTGTTGATTGCGGCCGATGAATTCAATATGATTGCTATTGTTCAAACCTGCTGCGCATTTCTAACAGAGCAGCTCAGGCCGGAGAACTGCGTGGGCATCTGGCAGTTCACCAGGAACTATTACATGCCCCAGCTCCAGCTTGAGGCCTACCAGTACATCCTCTACCACTTTGAGGATGTGGTCGCTTCGCACGAGCTCCGCCGACTCTCTGTTCAAGACCTGTGCGAAATCCTAGACCGGGACGACTTGATTGTAAAGAAGGAGAATACAGTGTACGAGGCTGTCCTGCACTGGATTGCGCATTCGCCCTGTGAGCGGGGCAGGAACCTGGCTGTGCTTCTAGCTCGG GTCCGCTTGGCTCTGACCAGTGAAGATTTCATCACCGTTAACGTGCTAACCAATCAGATGGTGCAAAACAGCAGAAAGTGTCTGGACATGGTCGGTTTCGCCACTCGGGTGATCCGTCACATGAAAGCCAACTCCGTGTCAGGATTCTGCAACCTAGtcgctcgtcctcgcctgcCCTCTGCCATCCTTCTGGCAATCGGAGGCTGGAGTGGTGTCAACCCGACCCAGTGCATAGAAGCATACGACATCCACGCCAACAGTTGGGTAAGCCTTCTGGACGATATGGACCAACCGCGTGCATACTGTGGTGCCGCCTTTCTCCACAACGCCATCTACTGTCTGGGCGGCTTTGACGGCACGGAACACTACAACACCGTCAGCCGCTTTGACCTGAACACTCGCACCTGGCAGGAAGTGGCGCCCATGCACTTCCGCCGCTGCTATGTGAGCGTCACAGTGCTTAATGGGTGCATCTATGCAATAGGAGGCCACGATGGACGGGTAAGACTAAAGACGGCGGAGTACTACATGCCTGAGACCAACCAGTGGACTCTGATCGCCAGTATGCAAGAGCAAAGGAGTGATGCCAGCTGCACTGCCCTCAATGACAAG GTTTACATTTGCGGTGGTTTCAATGGGAATGAGTCCCTGCAAACGGCAGAATATTACAACCCAGAGACCAACCAATGGACAACCACAGCTCCAATGAGCTGCCGCCGCAGTGGCATTGGAGTAATTGGGCATGCCGGCCATGTGTATGCA GTTGGAGGCTATGATGGCGACGACCGCCTGGCCAGCGCCGAGGCCTACGACCCCGAGACAGATACCTGGATTCTGTTGCCCCCTATGCAGTGTCCTCGGAGTAACTTTGGCATTGAAGTCGTGGAGGATTGTCTCTTTGTGGCCGGCGGATACAATGGCGTCTCCACAACCAATTTGGTGGAGTACTATGACCTAAAACTTGGCACTTGGGCTGCGGCAAATGACATGGGAATCTCTCGAAGTGCTCTGAGCTGTTGCGTGATGTCTGGCTTGCCAAACATTGCTCAGTATACTATGCTACGGAATGACCTGCCTTTGCTCTTCTTGGAGGACGATACACTCGATATGGAAGACGAAGTCTAA